The sequence below is a genomic window from Lujinxingia litoralis.
ATGCTCGACGGTGCGGCGATCCATCTCCCGCATCGACTCCGGGGTGACCAGGTGCATAGCTCCTCACTGCTGGAAGTTAAGAGGGGTTACTCGGCCAGCGAACGGCCTTCGGCCAGGGCGTCGATCATCTCGGCGACCGCGCGCTCAAATCCTACATAAATCGCGCGCGCCACGATGCTATGACCGATATTAAACTCCTCGAACTCCGGGATCGCCGCCACGGCGAGCACGTTCTTGGTGTCGAGGCCGTGTCCGGCAGCGACGGTCAGCCCCAGGGACGCGGCCAGTTGGGCGGCATCGCGCAGGCGGCGCCACTCGGTGTTGCGATCGAACGCCGAGGGCACCTGTTTGTTGGTGAACTCGGCGGCGGCCTCACAGTAGTCCCCGGTGTGCAGCTCCACGATCTCGACGCCGAGCTTCGCGCTGGCTTCGATCTGTGCCTGCTCCGGATCGATAAACAGGCTTAAGTACGCGCCCGACGCGCGCAGCCGTTCCAGGTAGGGGCCCAGGGTGTCTTCGTGGCCCGCGACGGCGAGCCCGCCCTCGGTGGTCTGTTCTTCCCGACGTTCCGGCACCAGGGTGATCATGTCCGGGCGGACTTCGAGCGCGATCTCAAGCATCTCTTCGGTGGCCGCCATCTCCAAGTTGAGGCGCGTTTGCACCGTCTGGCGCATCACCCGCACGTCGCGGTCCTGGATGTGGCGGCGATCTTCGCGCAGGTGAATGGTGATCTGGTCGGCTCCGGCCAGCTCGGCCAGGGCCGCCGCGCTGACGGGATCGGGATAGGTTGTGCCACGGGCCTGTCGAATGGTGGCGACGTGGTCAACGTTGACGCCCAGACGGGGGCGACGATGAGTGGGATTCATGCAGGACTCCTTACAACGAGAGCGAGGTTTCAGGCGCCGATGAGCTGGCGCAGGGTCTTCTGAAGCTCTTCGGCATAGGTGCGAACTCGGGCGGGGTCGGGGCCTTCGACCATGATGCGGGCCTTGGACTCGGTGCCGGAGTAACGGGCCAACACACGGCCTTCTCCGGCGAGTTCGCTCTCCACCTGGCGGACCATCTTCTGAAAAGCCTCCAGCTCTTCGAGCGGGGGCTTCTCGCTGACCTCCAGGTTCAAGAGCACCTGGGGGAAGGGCGTCATGACCCGGGCAAGTTTGCTCAGCGAGGTCCGGTGGCGTTGCATGATCGCGAGCACCTGCAGGGCGGCGAGCATGCCATCGCCGGTGGTGGAGTGCTCCAGGAAGACCATATGGCCGCTTTGTTCGCCGCCCAGGGTGTAACCGCCTTTGCGCATCTCCTCGACCACGTAGCGGTCGCCCACGGCCGTGCGCACCAGGCGGATGCCACGCTTTTGCAGGGCGACCTCCAACCCGACATTGCTCATGACGGTGGTTACCAGGGTGTTGTCGGCGAGCTTGCCTTGCTCATGGAGGTGAATCGCGCAGAGGGCTAGGATGCCGTCACCGTCAACAATGTCGCCGTTTTCGTCGATCAGGATCAGGCGGTCGGCATCCCCATCAAGGGTGATTCCGACATCGGCCCGGGTCTCACGCACGCGGCGGGCAGTGTTGTGGGGGTGAAGGCTTCCGCAGTCCTGGTTGATGTTGTAGCCGTCCGGATCGACTCCCAGGGTGAAGACCTCGGCTCCCAGCTCGCGGAGCACCGCCGGGGCGACCTTGTAGGCGGCGCCATTGGCGCAGTCGACCACCACACGCAGCCCGTCCAGGGTGAGATCGCGGGGGAAGGTGTTTTTCAAAAAGACGATGTAACGGCCGGTGGCATCGTCGATACGCGAGGCTTTGCCGATACGGTCGGTATTGGGTTGGAGATTATCCTCGCCCAGCACCAGATCTTCGATGGCCAGTTCCACCTGGTCCGGAAGTTTGAAGCCGTCGGAGGCAAAGATTTTGATGCCGTTGTCCTGGTAGGCATTGTGACTTGCGCTGATGACAATACCGGCATCGGCGCGCATTCCGGTGGTCAAAAAGGAGATGCCCGGCGTCGGCAGCGGGCCGACCAGTTGGACGTCGGCCCCCATGGAGGTGATGCCGGCCGCCAGACCCGACTCAAACATGTATCCCGAGATGCGGGTGTCTTTGCCGATGACAATGCGTGTGCGGTGGCCGAAGGGGCGCTCGCCAGCGGTGCACTTAAAGTGACGGGCGATGGCCTGTCCCAGGCGAACAGCCAGATCGGCGGTCATCGGGTATTGATTGGCAACGCCTCGGATGCCGTCGGTTCCAAAAAGCTGTCGGGTAGTCATGGCGTGGTCCCTTTCTGGGTGAGGTGCCAAACGAGGGTGTGGCGAGCCACGGGGCGCAAGGGCCCTTCCATAGCACGTTCGCCAAGGCCGCTAAAGCGGGGCGGGGATGGCAACAAGAATGTCGGGGAAGATGCGCACGTCTGGGGGCCGGACAAGCCTCAGCGCTCGGAGGTCACGACTCGGAAGCGGTCGGGATAGACCTGGACCTGTTCGACGTCTTGAGGAAGGTTCTGGATCTGCACTTCTTTGGAGAAGGTGCCCGGGGGGCGGCGATCTTCGTCGCTCAGGTCGATCTCGGCCCGTACCACATCGGCGTTGAGGCGGTTGACCAGCGCTCGGGGGCCGCGCACGGTCACCGAGGTCGTTGCCGGGGAGATGTCCACCTGCAACGAGGTATTGACGCCGGTGACCGGGATATCTTCCAGGGTGCGGGTGTCGAGCTCCGAGCCGATTTCGACGTTGACCCGGATGCGGCGGTCGTAGTCGACGCGCACCAGGCCGTCCTCCACGCGCAGTTGGATGTTGCGGTCAAAGGACTCATTGCGATTGCTGACGTCGACCGGCTCGGTCTGCACGGAGTTGATGCGTTCCAGCCGTGATTGAGGCCCGCGGATGGCCACGCGGGCCGGGTTCACGCGGATGCCCTCGACGACGTAGTTGGCCTGGGGCTCGCCGGTGGTCTGCGGGATGATCGGCACCACGCGTTGCGATTCGCGCTCCAATTCCACGTACATCGAGCTTGGTTCCAGCGCGACTACGCGCAGCCCCGGGGGCACCCTCACCATGTTGGGGGTGATGGTGACGATGGAATCACTGTCGGCGCGGGTGAGATCGAGGCGGATGGGCTCGAGTTGGCTGGGATCGAATCGATTGACGTCGGACCACCGGCCTCGGATTGTTACTTTGACCCGGTCGAGCGGGTCGGAGACCAGCACCAGGTTGTCGGGCACCACGATGCGTACCGGGGCGAAGCTGGCGACCACCGTCTCGCGGTCCTCACTGACCCAGATGTAGAGCGCGAGCGTCAGCACCGCGGCGATGAACTTCATCGAGAAGTTGTGCACGAAGATGCGACGCAGGATGTTGCGCAGGGTCAGCGAGCTCACGAGGACACCTCATCGGTCTTCGAGTCCTCTTTCTGGTGATCTTTGTGGTCAGTGCTCGTTGGCGCAGGCGAAGCGCTGTCCTGGAGGCCGGCTTTCAGACGCGCCATTAACGAGCGGGTGGAGGGCGTGCTGGATCCGGCGCGGTAGATCTTTTGCAGCAGTGAGCGCATCTCGTTGGCATCCAGATCCCGATAAAGCTCGCCTTCGTAGGCCACCGAGATGGTGCCGGTCTCTTCGCTGACGATGGCCACCGCGGAGTCGGTGTCTTCGGTGACCCCGATGCCGGCGCGATGGCGAGTGCCCAGGGTTTTCTCCACCCGCGGGTTGATCGTCAGGGGCAAGAAACAGCCGGCCGCCGAGACGCGACCCTTCTGGATGATGACCGCGCCGTCATGCAAGGGGTTCTGATGTTCGGGCAAAAAGAGGGTGAAGAGGACGTCTTTGGTCACCACCGCATCGAGCTTGATGCCCTCTTCGGTGAAGTGACTTAAGTCGGCCTCGCGCTCAATGGCGATGAGGGCACCGAGTTTGCGGCTGGAGAGCATCACGCAGGCCTTGACGACCTCTTCCAGGACGGAGGTTTCCTCATAGGAGCGGGTTCCGCCCAGGATGGGAGCCCGGCCGACCTGGGCCAATGCGCGGCGGATATCATGCTGGAAGATGATGACCACGATGATGATCAGGTTGGCGATAAACATATCGATCAACCAGTGGGTCGTGGCCAGATTGAGGTAGTCTTCCTGTGAGATGTAGAAAAAGATCAGGATGAAGATCAGCCCGAAGAGCATCTGCAGCGCGCGCGTACCCTTGATGAGCAAGAGGACGCGGTAGATGACGAAAAAGACGATCGCCATGTCCAGGATGGTGAGGAAGGCTTGCCAGCCCGAGTCCACCCGGAAGATGTCAAAAAGGGGCTCCATGCGCTGCCGAATTCGCCGCCGAGGCGACGTTAAAAGTCTTCTAAATCAGGGCGCCTGCCGCGCCGGGGCCATCGTGTCGTAGAGCGGGGCAGAGGGCAAAAAAATTCGCATGTATTAGTCGCCGGCGGGCATCTGACACAGAGCCTGGGTGACCTGGACGACGTCCACCATCTCCGAGACGTCGTGCACTCGAACGATATCGGCGCCGCACATAATTCCGCATGCCAC
It includes:
- a CDS encoding CdaR family protein is translated as MSSLTLRNILRRIFVHNFSMKFIAAVLTLALYIWVSEDRETVVASFAPVRIVVPDNLVLVSDPLDRVKVTIRGRWSDVNRFDPSQLEPIRLDLTRADSDSIVTITPNMVRVPPGLRVVALEPSSMYVELERESQRVVPIIPQTTGEPQANYVVEGIRVNPARVAIRGPQSRLERINSVQTEPVDVSNRNESFDRNIQLRVEDGLVRVDYDRRIRVNVEIGSELDTRTLEDIPVTGVNTSLQVDISPATTSVTVRGPRALVNRLNADVVRAEIDLSDEDRRPPGTFSKEVQIQNLPQDVEQVQVYPDRFRVVTSER
- the cdaA gene encoding diadenylate cyclase CdaA, with protein sequence MEPLFDIFRVDSGWQAFLTILDMAIVFFVIYRVLLLIKGTRALQMLFGLIFILIFFYISQEDYLNLATTHWLIDMFIANLIIIVVIIFQHDIRRALAQVGRAPILGGTRSYEETSVLEEVVKACVMLSSRKLGALIAIEREADLSHFTEEGIKLDAVVTKDVLFTLFLPEHQNPLHDGAVIIQKGRVSAAGCFLPLTINPRVEKTLGTRHRAGIGVTEDTDSAVAIVSEETGTISVAYEGELYRDLDANEMRSLLQKIYRAGSSTPSTRSLMARLKAGLQDSASPAPTSTDHKDHQKEDSKTDEVSS
- the glmM gene encoding phosphoglucosamine mutase, which codes for MTTRQLFGTDGIRGVANQYPMTADLAVRLGQAIARHFKCTAGERPFGHRTRIVIGKDTRISGYMFESGLAAGITSMGADVQLVGPLPTPGISFLTTGMRADAGIVISASHNAYQDNGIKIFASDGFKLPDQVELAIEDLVLGEDNLQPNTDRIGKASRIDDATGRYIVFLKNTFPRDLTLDGLRVVVDCANGAAYKVAPAVLRELGAEVFTLGVDPDGYNINQDCGSLHPHNTARRVRETRADVGITLDGDADRLILIDENGDIVDGDGILALCAIHLHEQGKLADNTLVTTVMSNVGLEVALQKRGIRLVRTAVGDRYVVEEMRKGGYTLGGEQSGHMVFLEHSTTGDGMLAALQVLAIMQRHRTSLSKLARVMTPFPQVLLNLEVSEKPPLEELEAFQKMVRQVESELAGEGRVLARYSGTESKARIMVEGPDPARVRTYAEELQKTLRQLIGA
- a CDS encoding pyridoxine 5'-phosphate synthase yields the protein MNPTHRRPRLGVNVDHVATIRQARGTTYPDPVSAAALAELAGADQITIHLREDRRHIQDRDVRVMRQTVQTRLNLEMAATEEMLEIALEVRPDMITLVPERREEQTTEGGLAVAGHEDTLGPYLERLRASGAYLSLFIDPEQAQIEASAKLGVEIVELHTGDYCEAAAEFTNKQVPSAFDRNTEWRRLRDAAQLAASLGLTVAAGHGLDTKNVLAVAAIPEFEEFNIGHSIVARAIYVGFERAVAEMIDALAEGRSLAE